The genome window ACGTCGAATGGGGTGGATGCCATGTTATCAAAGTGTTTGAAGCCCTATCTACCCTATTTCGAGAAATTAACATCTAACGCTAAACCATAAACCCTTATGAGTGCAGAAGTAAATGCGCCGGTAAAGCAAGCAGCACCGAAAGAGGCCCTGTTTTCCAAAAAAAACCGAAAAGCCCTTTTTGATCCGTTAGATGACAACAATCCAGTCTCGGTTCAGGTATTGGGAATTTGTTCTGCCTTGGCGGTTACGGTTCAGGTAAAACCTGCCATTATCATGACCTTAGGTGTGGTCTTTGTAACGGCTTTTTCAAATCTTATCATCGCAAGCATTCGCGACCGCATTCCGGGACGTATCCGCATTATTGTCCAATTGGTAGTGGTAGCAACGTTGGTAACGTTGGTGGATCAGGTTTTGAAGGCGTATATGTATGATGTCTCCAAAAAACTTTCGGTCTTCGTTGGACTGATTATCACCAACTGTATTGTGATGGGACGTTTAGAAGCCTATGCCATGAGCCAAAAACCTTGGCCTTCATTTTTGGATGGTATAGGTAATGGATTGGGGTATGGACTCATTCTGATAGCAGTAAGCATCGTGCGCGAAATCTTTGGATCTGGAACCCTGTTGGGCTTCAAAGTCATCCCGCAATTTCTATATGACATGGGGTATGTGAACAATGGCTTGATGATGCTTCCGCCTGCCGCCTTATTTATTATCGGTTGCATCATTTGGTGGCAGCGAAGCCGAAACCCCAAACTTATCAATGTGTCTTAAAGTTTTAAACAATTAATATATGGAACATCTTGCAGGCATATTGGTCAAGTCCATCTTTGTGGAAAATGCCATTTTTGCATTTTTCTTGGGGATGTGTTCATTCTTGGCTGTGTCAAAATCCATTAAAACGGCCTTTGGGCTGGGCATTGCGGTCATCTTTGTGATGGTACTTACAACCCCGGCCAACTATCTGATTCTCACGTATCTGCTTAAAGAAGATGCCTTGGCTTGGATTCACCCCAGTTTGGCGGGTGTGGACCTTACGTTCCTGGCTTTTATTCTTTTTATCTCGGTGATTGCTGGAATGGTGCAACTGGTAGAAATGATTATCGAGAAGTTTTTGCCCGCCTTGTACAATTCGCTCGGTATTTTCTTACCCCTGATCACCGTGAACTGCTCCATTTTGGGCGCAGCCTTGTTTATGCAGGAGCGAGAGTATAATTTTGCTGAAACGACTGTTTTCTCGCTGGGTATGGGTATAGGATTCTTCCTTGCCATTGTGGCCTTGGCCGCTGTCCGAGAAAAATTGCGTTATTCTCACATTCCAGACCCTCTGAAAGGGCTGGGCATTGCCATGATCATCACCGGACTTATGGCTTTGGCATTCCTTAGTTTTGCCGGTATTCAACTGTAAAATAAAGTCGCTAAAATCATGTTTACGATACTTGCAGGTAGCATTGCGGTCTTTTTATTGGTCATCCTGATTTTGGTTTTCCTGATCCTTACGGCAAAGGAAAAATTACTTCCGAGTAAAGATGTCAAGATTATCATCAACGGTAAAGCCGACGAAGCCATTACAGTTAAACCAGGTAGTACCCTTTTAACAACCTTGGCCGAGCAAAAACTTTTTTTGGCCTCGGCTTGTGGCGGCGGCGGAACCTGCGCCATGTGTAAGTGCAAAGTGCTCTCTGGCGGCGGTGACGTACTCCCCACGGAGACGAACCACCTCAACCGTCGTCAAGTAGCCGAAAAAGAACGCTTGGCGTGTCAGGTAAAGGTGAAAGAAGACATGGAAATCGTGATTCCGGACGAGGTGTTCGGGGTCAAAAAGTGGGAATGCACGGTTACATCCAACGACAATGTTTCTACGTATATCAAGGAGTTTGTGGTGAAGTTGCCGGAAGGTGAAACCCTTGATTTTGATTCGGGCGGATATATCCAGCTGGATGTGCCGGAGTTGGATCTGGAATTTAAGCAAGACCTGTACAATATTCCGGATCGTTTTCGGGATGACTACGACAAGTACAAAATTTGGGACTTGAAGTTGAAGACGGACGAGCCGATTTTCCGGGCTTACTCTATGGCCAACCATCCAGCAGAAGGCAATGTGATTATGTTGAATATCCGTTTGGCCACACCGCCTTGGGATCGTGCAAAGAATGGCTGGAAAGACGTGCCGCCAGGAATTTGTTC of Bacteroidetes Order II. bacterium contains these proteins:
- a CDS encoding NADH:ubiquinone reductase (Na(+)-transporting) subunit D — protein: MSAEVNAPVKQAAPKEALFSKKNRKALFDPLDDNNPVSVQVLGICSALAVTVQVKPAIIMTLGVVFVTAFSNLIIASIRDRIPGRIRIIVQLVVVATLVTLVDQVLKAYMYDVSKKLSVFVGLIITNCIVMGRLEAYAMSQKPWPSFLDGIGNGLGYGLILIAVSIVREIFGSGTLLGFKVIPQFLYDMGYVNNGLMMLPPAALFIIGCIIWWQRSRNPKLINVS
- the nqrE gene encoding NADH:ubiquinone reductase (Na(+)-transporting) subunit E, which produces MEHLAGILVKSIFVENAIFAFFLGMCSFLAVSKSIKTAFGLGIAVIFVMVLTTPANYLILTYLLKEDALAWIHPSLAGVDLTFLAFILFISVIAGMVQLVEMIIEKFLPALYNSLGIFLPLITVNCSILGAALFMQEREYNFAETTVFSLGMGIGFFLAIVALAAVREKLRYSHIPDPLKGLGIAMIITGLMALAFLSFAGIQL
- a CDS encoding NADH:ubiquinone reductase (Na(+)-transporting) subunit F, with protein sequence MFTILAGSIAVFLLVILILVFLILTAKEKLLPSKDVKIIINGKADEAITVKPGSTLLTTLAEQKLFLASACGGGGTCAMCKCKVLSGGGDVLPTETNHLNRRQVAEKERLACQVKVKEDMEIVIPDEVFGVKKWECTVTSNDNVSTYIKEFVVKLPEGETLDFDSGGYIQLDVPELDLEFKQDLYNIPDRFRDDYDKYKIWDLKLKTDEPIFRAYSMANHPAEGNVIMLNIRLATPPWDRAKNGWKDVPPGICSSYVFSRKPGDKVTISGPYGEFHIKDTGNEMVYIGGGAGMAPLRSQIFHLFHTLKTGRKVSYWYGARSKREIFYEEHFRAIEREFPNFQFNIALSEPLPEDNWTGYVGFIHQVVLDNYLGKHEAPEDIEYYLCGPPMMLSAVDKMLDSLGVPKEKIAFDDFGS